Proteins encoded within one genomic window of Cryptosporangium minutisporangium:
- a CDS encoding ATP-binding cassette domain-containing protein: MTRLAIAAEGLRKSYGDKIVLDGIDLTVPEGTIFSLLGPNGAGKTTTVQILSTLIPADGGTVQVAGHDLARKPDDVRGAIGVTGQYSAVDKLLTGEENLLLMADLKLLSRSDGKRKAAELLDRFDLVEAARKPAGTYSGGMRRRLDLAMTLVGDPRLIFLDEPTTGLDPRSRRSMWQIVRELVASGVTIFLTTQYLEEADQLADRIALLDHGQLIAEGTAEELKRRIPGGHIQLTFADTHLLDHGQLIAEGTAEELKRRIPGGHIQLTFADTHLLDAARQLVGTGVADPETLTLQVPSDGGVRAVRELLARLDERSIDVEDMSVHRPDLDDVFLTLTGKQKENAR; the protein is encoded by the coding sequence ATGACCCGCCTTGCCATCGCAGCTGAAGGGCTGCGCAAGTCCTACGGCGACAAGATCGTGCTCGACGGCATCGACCTGACCGTCCCCGAAGGAACGATCTTCTCCCTGCTCGGCCCGAACGGTGCCGGCAAGACGACCACCGTCCAGATCCTGTCCACCCTGATCCCGGCCGACGGCGGCACCGTCCAGGTAGCGGGCCACGACCTGGCCCGCAAGCCGGACGACGTGCGCGGCGCGATCGGCGTCACCGGCCAGTACTCGGCCGTCGACAAGCTGCTCACCGGCGAGGAGAACCTGCTCCTCATGGCGGACCTCAAGTTACTGTCCCGCAGCGACGGCAAGCGCAAGGCCGCCGAACTGCTCGACCGCTTCGATCTGGTCGAGGCGGCGCGCAAGCCGGCCGGAACCTACTCCGGCGGCATGCGACGCCGGCTCGACCTGGCGATGACGCTGGTCGGCGACCCCCGGCTGATCTTCCTGGACGAGCCCACCACCGGCCTCGACCCGCGTAGCCGCCGCTCGATGTGGCAGATCGTCCGGGAGCTCGTCGCGAGCGGCGTCACGATCTTCCTCACCACCCAGTACCTGGAAGAAGCCGACCAGCTCGCCGACCGGATCGCCCTGCTCGACCACGGACAGCTGATCGCCGAAGGCACCGCCGAAGAGCTCAAGCGACGCATCCCCGGCGGTCACATCCAGCTCACGTTCGCCGACACGCACCTGCTCGACCACGGACAGCTGATCGCCGAAGGCACCGCCGAAGAGCTCAAGCGACGCATCCCCGGCGGTCACATCCAGCTCACGTTCGCCGACACGCACCTGCTCGACGCGGCCCGTCAGCTCGTCGGCACCGGCGTCGCCGACCCCGAGACGCTCACCCTGCAGGTCCCGAGCGACGGCGGTGTCCGCGCCGTCCGGGAACTGCTCGCCCGCCTGGACGAACGCTCGATCGACGTCGAGGACATGAGCGTCCACCGCCCCGATCTCGACGACGTCTTCCTCACCCTCACCGGCAAGCAGAAGGAGAACGCCCGATGA
- a CDS encoding ABC transporter permease yields MSTIALATRNSSTMVRRQLKRLLRYPSMTVQLVITPVIILLLFVYVLGGTLGDGLGGGRDTYVNYVVPGILLITAAMAATGTAVMVATDMTEGIVARFRTMRISRSSVLTGHVVGSVLQQLLSMAVLLGIAFAIGFRPNASAVEWLAVAGLLTLFALAITWLSVALGLKSPTPEAAGNAPMPLILLPFLGSGFVPTDSMPTALRWFAEYQPFTPIMETLRGLVLGTPIGSSATIAIAWCIGLAAVGYLWAKKTFNKA; encoded by the coding sequence ATGAGCACCATCGCCCTCGCCACGCGCAACTCGTCCACCATGGTCCGGCGCCAGCTCAAGCGCCTGCTCCGCTACCCGTCCATGACCGTGCAGCTGGTCATCACGCCCGTCATCATCCTGCTGCTCTTCGTCTACGTCCTCGGTGGCACGCTCGGCGACGGACTCGGCGGCGGCCGTGACACCTACGTCAACTACGTCGTTCCCGGCATCCTGCTGATAACAGCCGCCATGGCCGCGACCGGCACCGCCGTGATGGTCGCCACCGATATGACCGAAGGCATCGTCGCCCGCTTCCGCACCATGCGGATCTCCCGGTCCTCGGTCCTCACCGGACACGTCGTCGGCAGCGTCCTCCAGCAACTCCTGAGCATGGCCGTCCTGCTCGGCATCGCCTTCGCCATCGGCTTCCGCCCGAACGCGAGCGCTGTCGAGTGGCTGGCCGTCGCCGGACTGCTCACCCTGTTCGCCCTGGCCATCACCTGGCTGTCGGTCGCCCTCGGCCTGAAGTCCCCGACCCCCGAGGCCGCCGGCAACGCCCCGATGCCCCTGATCCTGCTGCCCTTCCTCGGCAGCGGCTTCGTCCCCACCGACTCCATGCCCACCGCCCTCCGCTGGTTCGCCGAGTACCAGCCCTTCACCCCCATCATGGAGACCCTCCGCGGCCTCGTCCTCGGCACACCGATCGGCAGCAGCGCGACCATCGCCATCGCCTGGTGCATCGGCCTCGCCGCGGTCGGCTACCTCTGGGCCAAGAAGACCTTCAACAAGGCCTGA